From Oceanivirga salmonicida, a single genomic window includes:
- the typA gene encoding translational GTPase TypA produces MQKIKNIAIIAHVDHGKTTLVDALLKQSGTFSKHEQVNERVMDSNDLEKERGITIFSKNASINYEDYKINIIDTPGHADFGGEVQRILKMVDSVLLLVDAFEGVMPQTKYVLKQALEHGLSPIVVINKIDRPNCIPEEIVNLVFDLFSELGANDMQQDFPIIYASAKSGYAKLNLEDDSDNMKPLFDSILKNVPNPSGDIEKPLQMQIMNTEYDEYVGKLGTSRIYNGSVSRNQEVIVVKRDGSEVKAKIGRIYTYDGLKRIETEVAYAGDIVIIAGIDHIDIGETITDKDIVKPLPLIEIDEPTLSMTFMVNSSPFAGRDGKYITSRNLLERLTKEVNHNVSMKLEMTDSPDSFIVKGRGELQLSILLENMRREGYEVAVSRPEVIFKTINGVKSEPIEFVSIDVADEYVGVVIEKLGIRKGELISMEKGSDGYTRLEFKAPSRGLLGFTNEFLTETRGTGILNHTFLEYDKYKGDIVTGKKGALIAMESGTCFAYSLNNLQPRGILFVEPGDEVYAGMIVGEHSKENDLVVNTCKGKKLTNMRASGSDDNVKLAPAKKFTLELALEYISDDELVEITPKYLRLRKKILSETERKRYRNQFSREDK; encoded by the coding sequence ATGCAAAAAATTAAAAATATCGCAATAATAGCACATGTTGATCATGGTAAAACTACCTTGGTTGATGCTTTATTAAAACAATCAGGAACTTTTTCAAAGCATGAACAAGTAAATGAAAGAGTAATGGATAGTAATGATCTTGAAAAAGAAAGAGGAATTACTATATTTTCAAAAAATGCCTCAATAAATTATGAGGATTATAAAATAAATATTATAGATACACCAGGACATGCTGATTTTGGTGGAGAAGTACAAAGAATATTAAAAATGGTTGATAGTGTATTACTATTAGTAGATGCTTTTGAAGGAGTAATGCCACAGACTAAATATGTTTTAAAACAAGCATTAGAACATGGTTTGTCACCGATAGTAGTTATTAATAAGATAGATAGACCTAATTGTATACCAGAAGAAATAGTTAACTTAGTTTTTGACTTATTTTCTGAATTAGGTGCAAATGATATGCAGCAAGATTTTCCAATAATTTATGCTAGTGCAAAATCAGGGTATGCAAAATTAAATTTAGAAGATGATAGTGATAATATGAAACCATTATTTGACTCTATATTAAAAAATGTACCAAATCCTAGTGGAGATATAGAAAAGCCATTACAAATGCAAATAATGAATACTGAATATGACGAATATGTAGGTAAACTTGGAACAAGTAGAATATACAACGGAAGTGTATCAAGAAATCAAGAAGTTATTGTAGTTAAAAGAGATGGTAGTGAAGTAAAGGCTAAAATAGGTAGAATATATACTTATGATGGTTTAAAAAGAATAGAAACAGAAGTAGCTTATGCAGGAGATATAGTAATTATAGCAGGTATAGACCATATAGATATAGGTGAAACTATAACTGATAAAGATATAGTTAAACCATTACCTTTAATAGAAATAGATGAACCAACTTTATCTATGACTTTTATGGTAAATTCATCTCCTTTTGCAGGTAGAGATGGTAAGTATATTACTTCAAGAAACTTACTTGAAAGATTAACAAAAGAAGTTAATCATAATGTAAGTATGAAATTAGAAATGACTGATTCGCCAGATTCATTTATAGTTAAAGGTAGAGGAGAATTACAACTTTCTATCTTACTTGAAAATATGAGAAGAGAAGGTTACGAAGTTGCGGTTTCAAGACCAGAAGTAATTTTTAAAACTATAAACGGTGTTAAATCAGAACCGATAGAATTTGTAAGTATAGACGTTGCTGATGAATATGTTGGTGTAGTTATAGAAAAATTAGGAATTAGAAAAGGTGAATTAATATCTATGGAAAAAGGTAGTGATGGCTACACTAGACTAGAATTTAAAGCACCTTCAAGAGGATTATTAGGATTTACCAATGAGTTTTTAACTGAAACTAGGGGAACAGGTATACTTAATCATACTTTCTTAGAATATGACAAATATAAGGGAGATATAGTTACAGGTAAAAAAGGAGCATTAATAGCTATGGAATCTGGAACATGTTTTGCTTATTCATTAAATAACTTACAGCCTCGTGGAATACTATTTGTAGAACCAGGAGATGAAGTATATGCAGGAATGATAGTTGGAGAACATTCAAAAGAAAATGATTTAGTAGTAAATACTTGTAAGGGTAAAAAACTAACTAATATGCGTGCTTCTGGGTCTGATGATAATGTAAAATTAGCACCTGCTAAGAAGTTCACATTAGAATTAGCGCTAGAATATATTTCTGATGATGAGTTAGTTGAAATAACACCAAAATACCTAAGATTAAGAAAGAAAATTTTATCAGAAACAGAAAGAAAGAGATATAGAAATCAATTTTCAAGAGAAGATAAATAA
- a CDS encoding formate/nitrite transporter family protein: MKDTKELVEYVIHKSQIKAEKKLLNTAILSFMAGAFIALGAVANIVVSADLYAINTGLAKFAGAAVFPVGLISIILLGYELFTSNTMVISAAVDKKITYMAYFKNILFVLFFNFIGCLFIAYITFRTHTLSETGKQLLFSMAEHKVHASAYEIFLKGILCNVLVCGSALIAYASKEGIAKIFGIWFPIMLFIVLGYDHIVANMLYLPTAYMLKSGVTISQIAYNFLFSGIGNFVGGVFFMILPLYITVKYNGELNAKN, translated from the coding sequence ATGAAAGACACAAAAGAATTAGTAGAATATGTAATACACAAAAGTCAGATAAAAGCAGAAAAAAAACTACTAAATACAGCGATACTTAGTTTTATGGCAGGAGCTTTTATTGCATTAGGGGCAGTTGCTAATATAGTAGTTTCTGCCGATTTATATGCAATTAACACAGGATTAGCTAAATTTGCTGGAGCAGCAGTATTTCCTGTTGGATTAATTAGTATAATTTTATTAGGATATGAATTATTTACTAGTAATACTATGGTAATTTCAGCGGCAGTAGATAAAAAAATAACTTATATGGCATATTTTAAAAATATATTATTTGTATTATTTTTCAATTTTATAGGTTGTTTATTTATTGCATATATAACATTTAGAACACACACATTAAGCGAAACAGGAAAACAACTTTTATTTTCTATGGCTGAACATAAAGTTCATGCAAGTGCTTATGAAATATTTTTAAAAGGAATACTTTGTAATGTATTAGTATGTGGTTCTGCCTTAATAGCCTATGCTTCTAAGGAAGGAATAGCCAAAATATTTGGTATATGGTTTCCTATAATGCTATTTATAGTATTAGGTTATGACCATATAGTTGCAAATATGCTATACTTACCTACCGCATATATGTTAAAATCAGGAGTAACAATATCACAAATAGCGTATAATTTCTTATTTTCAGGAATAGGAAATTTTGTTGGTGGAGTATTTTTTATGATACTACCACTATATATCACAGTAAAATATAATGGAGAATTAAATGCAAAAAATTAA